In Pseudomonas asiatica, the following are encoded in one genomic region:
- a CDS encoding LysR substrate-binding domain-containing protein, which yields MQDLNDLFYFARVVEAGGFAAAGRQLGIPKSRLSRRIAELEERLGTRLLQRTTRQLKLTAVGERYLHHCQAMLLEAEAADEAVASMSSEPRGRLRVSCPVALAHAFLPDVISRFLAQYPLVQLDMVLLNRRVDLISEGIDVALRVRDLGDEDPALVTRRLRQAQMQLVAAPGFADHIREPGQLASLPVLGAAEADRLVHFRLFGPHGKQQEIALEPRLAIDDFVVRNAAVRAGLGFTALPSMFCEEELERGELVRLLPDWSLPGGYLQAVYPHRRGLLPAVRVWIDHLAASFEACGEKYV from the coding sequence ATGCAAGACCTCAACGACCTTTTCTACTTCGCCCGCGTGGTCGAAGCCGGCGGTTTCGCCGCAGCGGGCCGCCAGCTGGGCATCCCCAAATCGCGCCTTTCGCGGCGTATCGCCGAGCTGGAAGAACGCCTGGGCACGCGCCTGCTGCAACGCACTACACGGCAACTGAAGCTCACCGCGGTGGGCGAGCGCTACCTGCACCACTGCCAGGCCATGCTGCTGGAAGCCGAAGCCGCCGACGAGGCCGTGGCCAGCATGAGCAGCGAACCGCGCGGGCGCTTGCGGGTGTCGTGCCCGGTGGCATTGGCCCACGCCTTTCTGCCGGATGTGATCAGCCGCTTTCTTGCGCAGTACCCGCTGGTGCAACTGGACATGGTGCTGCTCAACCGCCGGGTAGACCTCATTTCCGAAGGTATCGACGTGGCCCTGCGCGTGCGCGATCTGGGCGATGAAGACCCGGCCCTGGTCACCCGCCGCCTGCGCCAGGCGCAGATGCAACTGGTTGCAGCGCCCGGTTTCGCCGACCACATCCGCGAACCGGGCCAACTGGCATCATTGCCGGTGCTGGGCGCTGCCGAGGCGGACCGGCTGGTACACTTCCGGCTGTTCGGCCCCCACGGCAAACAGCAGGAAATCGCCCTGGAACCGCGCCTTGCCATCGATGATTTCGTAGTACGTAATGCTGCTGTACGGGCAGGCCTCGGGTTTACCGCGCTGCCCAGCATGTTCTGTGAAGAAGAACTGGAGCGTGGCGAACTGGTGCGCCTGCTGCCGGACTGGTCGCTGCCGGGTGGCTACCTGCAGGCGGTGTACCCGCACCGGCGCGGCTTGCTGCCTGCGGTACGGGTATGGATCGACCACCTGGCGGCGTCGTTCGAGGCCTGTGGAGAAAAGTATGTCTGA
- a CDS encoding undecaprenyl-diphosphate phosphatase encodes MDFWTAFQAIILGVVEGLTEFLPISSTGHQIIVADLIGFGGERAMAFNIIIQLAAILAVVWEFRGKIFDVVFGLTSQPMARRFTGNLLLAFLPAVVLGVLFADLIHEYLFNPITVAAALVVGGVIMLWAERREHRVEVDHVDDMRWSHALKIGFIQCLAMIPGTSRSGSTIIGGLLFGLSRKAATEFSFFLAMPTMVGAAVYSGYKYRDLFQPGDLPVFAIGFVTSFIFAMIAVRGLLKFIANHSYAAFAWYRIAFGLLILATWQFGWVDWATAHG; translated from the coding sequence ATGGATTTTTGGACTGCCTTCCAGGCAATCATCTTAGGCGTGGTCGAAGGGCTGACGGAGTTTCTGCCGATCTCCAGTACCGGCCACCAGATCATCGTCGCCGACCTGATCGGGTTTGGTGGCGAACGGGCCATGGCTTTCAACATCATCATTCAGCTGGCGGCGATCCTGGCGGTGGTGTGGGAGTTTCGCGGCAAGATCTTCGACGTGGTCTTCGGCCTGACCAGCCAGCCCATGGCGCGGCGTTTCACCGGTAACCTTTTGCTGGCTTTCCTGCCGGCAGTGGTGCTGGGCGTGCTGTTCGCCGACCTGATCCACGAATATCTGTTCAACCCGATCACCGTGGCGGCTGCGCTGGTGGTGGGCGGGGTGATCATGCTCTGGGCCGAGCGCCGCGAGCACCGTGTGGAGGTAGACCACGTGGACGACATGCGCTGGAGCCACGCGCTGAAGATCGGCTTCATCCAGTGCCTGGCGATGATCCCGGGCACTTCGCGCTCCGGTTCGACCATCATCGGTGGCCTGCTGTTCGGCCTGTCGCGCAAGGCGGCGACCGAGTTCTCGTTCTTCCTGGCGATGCCGACCATGGTCGGTGCGGCAGTGTATTCGGGCTACAAGTACCGCGACCTGTTCCAGCCTGGTGACCTGCCGGTATTTGCCATTGGCTTCGTGACTTCGTTCATCTTTGCCATGATCGCCGTGCGTGGCCTGCTCAAGTTCATTGCCAACCACAGCTACGCGGCGTTCGCCTGGTATCGCATTGCCTTTGGCCTGCTGATTCTGGCGACCTGGCAGTTCGGCTGGGTTGACTGGGCGACGGCCCATGGCTGA
- a CDS encoding DUF1294 domain-containing protein translates to MAEASRGQRVEGVRNVRLKLLLLGLLCLLPALGAARMAWVDQAWWPLALYPAMSLISLLLYWQDKQQARTQAWRTPEKVLHASELLGGWPGALLAQQLYRHKTRKVSYQLVFWGIVLVHQVFWADWLFLGGRYLPFS, encoded by the coding sequence ATGGCTGAGGCGTCACGGGGACAAAGGGTGGAGGGCGTACGTAATGTGCGCCTGAAGCTGCTGCTGTTGGGCCTGCTGTGCCTGCTGCCCGCCCTGGGCGCGGCGCGCATGGCCTGGGTCGACCAGGCCTGGTGGCCGCTGGCGTTGTACCCGGCAATGAGCCTGATCAGCCTGCTGCTGTATTGGCAGGATAAACAGCAGGCGCGTACCCAGGCCTGGCGTACGCCCGAGAAGGTGCTGCATGCCAGTGAGCTGCTGGGCGGCTGGCCGGGGGCACTGCTGGCGCAGCAGCTGTATCGACACAAGACTCGCAAGGTTTCGTACCAGCTGGTGTTCTGGGGGATTGTGCTGGTGCACCAGGTGTTCTGGGCGGACTGGCTGTTTCTTGGCGGGCGGTATCTGCCCTTCAGTTGA
- a CDS encoding MmcQ/YjbR family DNA-binding protein has translation MSERNMSEAQVAAFCLSLPGAREDYKWGGIRVFSVAGNKMFAVLDLAGAGLSFKVADELFLGYCDRPGVRPAPYLARARWISMASPYPMGREELCDLLQRSHQLVVRRLPKRLQVGLVI, from the coding sequence ATGTCTGAGCGGAACATGAGCGAAGCCCAGGTGGCAGCGTTCTGCCTGAGCCTGCCGGGTGCGCGGGAAGACTACAAATGGGGCGGCATCCGGGTGTTCTCCGTAGCAGGCAACAAGATGTTCGCGGTGCTCGACCTGGCGGGTGCGGGGTTGTCGTTCAAAGTGGCCGACGAACTGTTTCTCGGCTATTGCGATCGCCCGGGGGTGCGGCCTGCGCCGTATCTGGCACGGGCGCGGTGGATCAGCATGGCATCGCCCTACCCCATGGGGCGTGAGGAGCTGTGTGATCTGTTGCAGCGCTCGCACCAGCTGGTGGTGCGGCGGTTGCCGAAGCGGTTGCAGGTGGGGTTGGTAATCTAG
- the pnuC gene encoding nicotinamide riboside transporter PnuC — protein MSGLELIAAVLGVTAVWLTVKQNAWCWPIGLVMVLIYGWLFYEVKLYSGMLLQLAYAILQVYGWWQWKRPGHAEDARQVTRLQRPALLVGLAGGVLLSATLGAAMATWTDAVLPWLDATLTGFSLVAQLWMAQKRLQCWPLWVVVDIVYVGQYLHQQLYFTAGFFAVLTLIAVRGWLEWRRDPALVQP, from the coding sequence ATGTCCGGCCTTGAACTCATCGCCGCCGTCCTCGGCGTCACCGCTGTCTGGCTCACGGTCAAGCAGAATGCCTGGTGCTGGCCCATCGGTCTGGTCATGGTGCTGATCTATGGCTGGCTGTTCTACGAGGTGAAGCTGTACTCCGGCATGTTGCTGCAACTGGCCTATGCCATCCTGCAGGTCTACGGCTGGTGGCAATGGAAGCGCCCGGGCCATGCTGAAGACGCCCGCCAGGTCACCCGCCTGCAGCGCCCGGCATTGCTCGTCGGTTTGGCCGGCGGGGTGCTGTTGAGCGCCACCTTGGGCGCGGCGATGGCCACCTGGACCGACGCCGTCCTGCCCTGGCTGGACGCTACCCTGACCGGCTTCAGCCTGGTGGCACAACTGTGGATGGCGCAGAAGCGCCTGCAGTGCTGGCCGCTGTGGGTAGTGGTAGATATCGTCTACGTGGGCCAGTACCTGCACCAGCAGTTGTACTTCACCGCCGGTTTCTTCGCCGTGCTCACCCTGATTGCCGTGCGCGGCTGGCTGGAATGGCGCCGTGACCCGGCGTTGGTGCAGCCATGA
- a CDS encoding transporter produces MHRSLSLKVFVCLTTLAPATLLYAASDPQVEALKQELMELKRRYEAQQQALMVLEQRVRQVEETPAAPPPKRLVRSPAEGVKGAQTVASGAPGTTGSSYGQALTADAEPAQSVSNLYDEASGFFGGGKFSFETGVTYTHYDTRALVLNGFLALDSIFLGSINLDRVKADNWTLDMTARYNLAQRWQFDINVPVVYRESTYSSGGAGGAGASTSDETVTRDPEIGDVNVGVAYKFLDEDETWPDAVATLRIKAPTGKDPYGIKLRQVEGNDNLSVPESLPTGNGVWSITPGISLVKTFDPAVLFGSLSYTYNMEDSFSDISPQVNSKVPGDVKLGDSWQIGGGIAFALNEKMSMSFSVSDQFARKSKIKPDGGDWQSISNSDYNAANFNIGMTFAATDNLTIVPNLSIGLTDDAPDFSFSLKFPYYF; encoded by the coding sequence ATGCACCGATCTTTATCGCTCAAAGTTTTTGTGTGTTTGACCACCTTGGCCCCGGCCACATTGCTCTACGCCGCCTCCGACCCGCAGGTTGAGGCTCTCAAGCAGGAACTGATGGAGCTGAAACGTCGCTACGAAGCCCAGCAGCAAGCGCTGATGGTGCTGGAGCAGCGCGTACGCCAGGTCGAGGAAACCCCGGCAGCACCACCGCCCAAACGCCTGGTCAGGTCCCCGGCCGAAGGGGTCAAGGGCGCACAGACGGTGGCATCGGGTGCACCGGGCACCACCGGCAGCTCCTATGGTCAGGCGCTGACCGCCGACGCCGAACCGGCACAGAGCGTGTCCAACCTGTATGACGAGGCCAGCGGCTTCTTCGGCGGCGGCAAGTTCAGCTTCGAGACCGGTGTCACCTATACCCACTACGATACTCGGGCGCTGGTGCTCAACGGCTTCCTGGCACTGGACTCGATCTTCCTCGGCAGTATCAACCTTGACCGGGTGAAGGCAGATAACTGGACCCTGGACATGACTGCCCGCTACAACCTCGCCCAGCGTTGGCAGTTCGACATCAACGTCCCGGTGGTGTACCGCGAATCCACCTACTCTTCCGGCGGTGCGGGGGGAGCCGGGGCGAGCACCTCGGACGAAACCGTAACCCGCGACCCGGAAATTGGCGACGTCAACGTCGGCGTCGCCTACAAGTTCCTCGACGAAGACGAGACCTGGCCTGACGCCGTCGCTACCTTGCGCATAAAGGCACCGACCGGCAAAGACCCCTATGGCATCAAATTGCGCCAGGTCGAGGGCAACGACAACCTGTCGGTACCGGAAAGCCTGCCGACCGGCAACGGCGTCTGGTCGATCACGCCGGGCATCTCGCTGGTCAAGACGTTCGACCCGGCCGTGCTCTTCGGCAGCCTGTCCTATACCTACAACATGGAAGACTCGTTCAGCGACATCAGCCCACAGGTCAACAGCAAGGTACCCGGCGACGTGAAGCTGGGCGACTCCTGGCAGATCGGCGGCGGTATCGCCTTTGCCCTGAACGAGAAGATGAGCATGTCGTTCTCGGTGTCCGACCAGTTCGCCCGCAAGAGCAAGATAAAGCCGGATGGTGGTGACTGGCAGTCGATCTCCAACAGCGACTACAACGCAGCCAACTTCAACATCGGCATGACCTTCGCCGCCACCGACAACCTGAC
- a CDS encoding methyl-accepting chemotaxis protein — protein MDQVATAVNEVTYAVQDVAKTAEQAAGEMRTAQQQVAHGQEAIHGSLAQIDRLSLTIDQAVQVIRELAGHSTRIGGVLDVIRSIAEQTNLLALNAAIEAARAGEQGRGFAVVADEVRLLAQRTAQSTAEIHTMIEHLQSQSDAAVKAIDTSSEASRQTVEQAREAGASLDAINQSLNNLTALNASIASATLQQSHVVEEINRNVLDTAGLSQQTADAARQSSDAGMALGQLSEELEQLLRQFRV, from the coding sequence ATGGACCAGGTGGCCACCGCGGTCAACGAAGTGACTTACGCCGTGCAAGACGTGGCCAAGACCGCCGAGCAGGCCGCCGGTGAAATGCGCACCGCGCAACAGCAGGTGGCACACGGCCAGGAGGCCATTCACGGCAGCCTGGCGCAGATCGACCGGCTGTCGCTGACCATCGACCAGGCCGTGCAGGTGATCCGTGAACTGGCCGGGCACAGCACGCGCATCGGTGGTGTACTGGATGTGATCCGCTCCATCGCCGAACAGACCAACCTGCTGGCGCTGAATGCGGCCATCGAGGCGGCGCGGGCCGGCGAGCAGGGCCGTGGCTTTGCCGTGGTCGCCGACGAGGTGCGCCTGCTGGCCCAGCGCACGGCGCAGTCGACGGCCGAGATCCATACCATGATCGAGCACCTGCAAAGCCAGTCGGACGCTGCGGTCAAAGCCATCGACACCAGCAGCGAGGCCTCGCGCCAGACGGTCGAGCAGGCCCGCGAGGCCGGTGCCAGCCTGGATGCCATCAACCAATCACTGAACAACCTCACGGCGTTGAATGCCTCGATCGCCAGCGCCACCTTGCAGCAGTCGCACGTGGTAGAAGAGATCAACCGCAACGTGCTGGATACTGCCGGGTTGTCTCAGCAGACCGCCGATGCAGCGCGCCAATCCAGCGATGCCGGGATGGCGCTGGGGCAGCTGAGCGAAGAGCTGGAGCAGCTGTTGCGGCAGTTCCGCGTATAA
- a CDS encoding C39 family peptidase, with protein MRIIALAFLLCLASMSEAAQMPLSVLPGGAVVFKPIQSVRERKFADLVQQKTDFSCGAAALATILRQAYWLDVDEQQIIEGMLAHADQDLVRTQGFSMLDMKRYVESLGMRARGYRVAPETLHSVRIPVVVLMDVRGYKHFVVMQKVDKGWVYIGDPVLGHKRYKVDDFLKGWNGIIFAVIGQGYDKHNILLDPPLPLTAKGRVNNFTPVQDAELLDFGFIKSDFF; from the coding sequence ATGCGCATCATTGCCCTGGCGTTTTTGCTGTGCCTGGCCAGCATGAGCGAAGCTGCACAAATGCCGCTGTCCGTCCTGCCGGGCGGCGCCGTGGTGTTCAAGCCCATCCAGAGCGTACGCGAGCGCAAGTTCGCTGACCTGGTGCAACAGAAAACCGACTTCAGCTGCGGCGCCGCCGCGCTGGCCACCATCCTGCGCCAGGCCTACTGGCTGGATGTGGACGAGCAACAGATCATCGAAGGTATGCTGGCCCACGCCGACCAGGACCTGGTGCGCACGCAAGGCTTCTCGATGCTCGACATGAAACGCTACGTGGAAAGCCTGGGGATGCGTGCCCGCGGCTACCGGGTGGCACCCGAGACCCTGCACAGCGTGCGCATCCCGGTCGTGGTGCTGATGGACGTGCGCGGCTACAAGCACTTCGTGGTCATGCAGAAGGTCGACAAGGGTTGGGTGTATATCGGTGACCCGGTACTGGGCCACAAGCGTTACAAGGTCGATGATTTTCTCAAGGGCTGGAACGGCATCATCTTCGCCGTCATCGGCCAAGGCTACGACAAGCACAACATCCTGCTCGACCCGCCCCTGCCGCTGACCGCCAAGGGCCGGGTGAACAACTTCACCCCGGTGCAGGATGCAGAGCTGCTGGACTTCGGTTTCATCAAAAGCGACTTCTTCTAA
- a CDS encoding AAA family ATPase, whose protein sequence is MSEAQSMKVLVLCGPESSGKSWLSGVIQAHFGGVVVAEYVRHFIDQERRDTCYADIPAIARGQLAWEDQAREQAPSLLILDTHLLSNMLWSHALFGDCPAWLEQALLARHYHLHLLLSPQGVDWVADGQRSQPELRDRQRFFDDSLHWLQRHEQAYKIIEGNWPQRQLLALQTVAKLIDSNTPSYPTEC, encoded by the coding sequence ATGAGCGAGGCACAATCCATGAAAGTACTGGTGCTGTGCGGCCCGGAATCCAGTGGCAAGAGCTGGCTCAGCGGTGTGATCCAGGCGCATTTCGGCGGCGTGGTGGTGGCCGAATACGTGCGCCACTTCATCGATCAGGAACGCCGCGACACCTGCTATGCCGATATCCCTGCCATCGCTCGTGGTCAGCTGGCCTGGGAAGACCAGGCCCGTGAGCAGGCACCGTCGCTACTGATTCTCGACACTCACCTGCTCAGCAACATGCTCTGGAGCCACGCCCTGTTCGGCGACTGCCCGGCCTGGCTGGAACAGGCGTTGCTGGCGCGGCATTACCACCTGCACCTGCTGCTGAGCCCGCAAGGTGTGGATTGGGTTGCCGATGGCCAGCGCAGCCAGCCCGAACTGCGCGACCGCCAGCGCTTTTTCGACGACAGCCTGCACTGGCTGCAACGGCATGAGCAGGCGTACAAAATAATTGAGGGCAATTGGCCACAACGCCAGTTGCTGGCACTGCAAACAGTAGCTAAGCTCATTGATAGCAATACGCCATCCTACCCCACCGAGTGTTAA